A region of Kwoniella shivajii chromosome 11, complete sequence DNA encodes the following proteins:
- a CDS encoding dihydroorotase, homodimeric type, with amino-acid sequence MSEQIVLPAPADFHVHVRQGKMCELVTPQVAKGGVRTAYVMPNLVPPLTSTDAVLSYKAELERLDPSIQWLMTLYLHPDVNPEEIRKAAKAGISGVKSYPRGVTTNSNSGIEDYGVYYPVFKAMEEEGLVLNLHGEVPSDPEKNISILNAEVHFLTHLKKLAHDFPKLRIVLEHATTSNAIEAVSSLPSNVACSITAHHLYLTIDEVAPQPHHFCKPLAKEPKDRKALQDAIKSGNPKFFLGSDSAPHPLGSKVPGVQEDGSVSACAAGVYTSPILIPLVATLLESFGALDKLEGFVSTHGRKFYGVPAIEGKELTLRRTGNAEGEGIVRGTLKGEGVEVLPFWTGKKLEWEIVN; translated from the exons ATGTCTGAACAAATCGTGCTACCAGCTCCAGctga CTTTCATGTCCATGTTCGTCAAGGGAAGATGTGCGAACTTGTTACACCGCAAGTAGCCAAGGGAGGTGTAAGAACTGCCTATGTCATG CCTAATCTTGTTCCTCCACTCACCTCTACCGATGCTGTTTTATCCTAcaaagctgaattggaaagATTGGATCCATCAATACAATGGCTTATGACACTTTACCTCCATCCCGATGTGAATCCTGAGGAAATCAGGaaagctgccaaagctgGCATTAGTG GTGTCAAATCGTATCCTCGAGGTGTAACTACAAACTCCAATTCCGGTATAGAAGATTATGGAGTATATTATCCCGTCTTCAAAGctatggaagaagagggattaGTATTGAATTTGCATGGTGAAGTTCCTAGTGATCctgagaag AACATCTCCATCCTCAATGCTGAAGTTCATTTCCTTACTCACCTTAAAAAGCTCGCCCATGATTTCCCTAAACTTCGTATCGTCCTTGAACACGCAACTACTTCCAATGCTATCGAAGCGGTATCCTCACTTCCATCGAATGTGGCATGTTCCATCAcagctcatcatctttacttgacGATAGATGAAGTCGCACCTCAACCCCATCATTTCTGTAAACCACTAGCTAAAGAACCGAAAGATCGAAAAGCTTTACAAGACGCTATCAAATCTGGAAACCCAAAATTCTTCTTAGGCAGTGATTCGGCCCCTCATCCTTTAGGAAGCAAAGTTCCTGGAGTACAAGAAGATGGTAGTGTATCAGCTTGTGCAGCAGGTGTATACACAAGTCCCATACTCATTCCTTTAGTCGCTACACTTTTGGAAAGTTTCGGTGCTCTAGATAAATTAGAAGGATTCGTTTCTACTCATGGAAGGAAGTTTTATGGTGTACCTGCAATCGAAGGAAAGGAATTGACACTGAGAAGAACTGGGAatgcagaaggtgaaggtataGTAAGAGGTACTCTTAAAGGTGAGGGAGTTGAAGTGTTGCCTTTTTGGACAGGAAAGAAACTTGAATGGGAGATTGTCAATTAG